A stretch of DNA from Arachis hypogaea cultivar Tifrunner chromosome 19, arahy.Tifrunner.gnm2.J5K5, whole genome shotgun sequence:
atttactcttaaaataatattaaacatacttttcttgaataataaattaaaataatttaacatatatgataattattagttaaaataaaacataaaaagaatattttacttatttatttctttattttgcggatacgcggatatgcggatcggatatgcggataccaacacaaaatccgcaatccgatccgattagtgtgtggatccgatccgatccgatccgaaagccttgcggatcggatccatatccgcaattttcggatcggattcggataaacatcgcggatatgcggatcggatccgatccatggacacccATAGTTATAATGGTATGTCGTTATTGAAAAACGATTGCATGTGTATATTGAAGGTGGCGGAAGCTACCCTTTGTCTGATTAAATTGTCAATAAGGAGAGATGAGGCTCTAATATAGGGCTTGTGTTTAAATGAGCCTTTAAGATTTCACGTAAATAATTTGGTGATTGCTCGTGTTTGTTTGCATTTCTCTGAGTATTATGCTTGGGATGCGCATGTTGATTTCCGAGTATGAAGCTCGGAATAATTTTTGAATGTTCATGTATGGCAATGGCCAATGTAAAAATGTCTTGATTTGTAATACAAGGTACATCGGCATGAAGATTTGTGGCgtccggcctcgttaaaaccctctccGAGTAAAACCcatgtgttttgggagaaaaccTTCAGAGGGGAAAAAGAGTACCATCATTCGCGAACTTGCAAACTACATCATGACTGATATTCCCTTAGGGAGGAGACGTTCCATGTTCCCGGAAGTTGATCTCCTTTAAGGGTTTCTAGTTTGTAAGCTCCCTTTCCGAGGTTTTGAAGAACTCGGAAAGGTCCTTCCTAATTTGCTGCTAATTTGCCATGTGTTGGAGGTTTCCGAGCTTCTTCTATTCGTCTGAGTACGAGGTCTCCATTGTTGAAAGACCTGTGAACTACTCTTTTGTTGTGTCTTCGCTCTAGGTATTGTTTTCTGGCTCGCTGCTTTATGGCGGAAATGTCTCTTTCTTCCTCTACAAGATCCAACTCGGCTGTACGAGCTTGTAGGTTATTCGATTGATTATAGAGCTCGGTCCTTAGTGTTGGGACGCTGACCTCTACTGGGATAAGTGCTTCTACGCCATATACCAGCTTGAAAGGAGATTCTCCCGTGGCAGATTGAATGCTGGTATTGTAACTCCATAGAATTTCTGGGATGAGGTCGGCCCATTCTCCTTTAGCTTCGCCGAGCTTTTTCTTTAACCCCTGCAAGATAATTTTGTTAGCTGATTCAACTTGTCTGTTAGTTTGCGGGTGCTCTACTGAGCTGAAGTGATGTTTGATGTTAAAATTTGTTAGAAAAGCAGCGAGCTTATGATCTGTAAATTGTCTCCCGTTATCCGAGATTATCTCTCTTGGGATACCGAATCTGCATatgatattttttcataaaaaagatCGCACTTTTTCTGCTGTTATATGCGCTAGCGgttgtgcttctatccacttAGAGAAACAGTCTATTGACACTAAGAGGAACTTTACCTGGCCTGGCGCTTTCGGGAAAGGTCCAAGGATGTCTAATCCCCACCTATCgaaaggccagcttacctctATGGTATGGAGTTCCTCGGCCGGGGTCTCCGAGAGGGTGGCATGCTTTTGACAATTATCACATGCCTTGACTTTTGAGATGCAGTCCTGTTTTATCGTCGGCCAGTAGTATCCTATTCGCAGAGTCTTTGCTGCTAATGCTCGGCCGCCGATATGGTTGCCGCAGACTCCTTCGTGTGTTTCAGCCATGACATCCTTAGCCTCCTCGTTGCTGATGCATTTTAGAAGTGGTTGGGAGTGTCCTCGTCTGTATAGAGTGTTTCCGAGTTTTGTGTAAAAACTTGCTCTCCTTTGGAAGAGCGGTAAGTTCGGTTCATCATCTGGTACTGCCCTAGTGGTGATGTAATTGAGGAAAGGTGTTTGCCAATCTGGGACCTCTATGATACTCAGAATTGTATCCTGCTCGAAACTCGGTTTGTCAAGTGTTAGCTGGGACAGTGCCGATGTGTTTTCGGCTTGCCGAGTTGTGGCTAACTTAGATAACACATCGGCCCTGGTGTTTTGTTCTCGATTTACATGGATAATGTCAAAtttgttaaattttgaaattagatcctttgttatgagccaatatttttctaacaaaggatcttttacctggaaTTCGCCCTTTATTTGATGTACCACTAATGAAGAGTCGCAGTAGGCTGTTAATTGAGGTATTTGTAGTTGTAGGGCGAGCTTCAGTCCAGCGAGTAGGGCCTCATATTCCGCCTGATTGTTGCTTGCGTTGAAGCGGAACTGCAGTGACTGCTCGGCCACCACTTTGTCTCCTTCCTTCAGTAGTATCCCTGCTCCACTGCCTTCTTTGTTTGACGCTCCATCCACATGTATGCTCCAACTGACCTCTGTATTTTGTGTGTCATTAGTCATCTCCGATATAAAGTCGGCTAGCACCTGTGACTTCAGTGTTTTTCTTGGTTCGTACTGAATATCAAACTCGGAGAGCTTGATCGCCCATTTTATTAATCTGCCGGCGAGCTCGGGTCTGGTTAATATCTGCCTTAGCGGTTGGTCTGTTCGTACTATGATTATGTGGCCCTGGAAGTAGTGCTGCAGTCTTCTTGCCGTGGTGATTAGTGCTAGTGCCAATTGTTCTATCTTCGGGTACCTTGTTTCTGTTGGTTGTAGCAccctactgatgaagtatactggGTTTTGATTTCTTCCTGTTTCTGTTACTAATACCGAGCTTATGGCATGGTTAGATACTGATAGGTATAAACACAATGGCTTACCTGTCTCTGGTCTTTGGAGGATTGGTGGTGATGTTAGGAGCTGTTTGAGTTCGGTAAAGGAGTTCTCACATTCGTCTGTCCAGGTGAACTTCTTGCCTTTAGAGAATGTCTGGAAAAAATGATAAGATCGGTTTGCCACTGCAGGTAGGAAGCGTGATAAGGCAGCTATTCGTCCTGCTAGTTGCTGGACTTCTTTTACCGTCTTTGGGCTTGTCATGTTCAGTACGACTTTGCATTTTTCTGGGTTGGCTTCGATGCCTCAAGACGTTTACATGAACCCAAGGAACTTCCCTCCTTGTACTCCGAATGCACATTTGTCCGGATTGAGTCTCATGTTATATGCTCGgagttgtttgaagatttctactaAGTCGTCACAGTGTGACCCCTGCATAGGTGTTTTTGCTACCATATCGTCTACATAGACCTCCATATTGCGGCCTATTTGCTGTTGGAATACTTTGTCCATTAGCCTTTGATATGtcgcacctgcattctttaggcCAAAGGGCATTACCTTGTAACAAAAGTTTCCATGTTCTGTTATAAAAGCTGTTTTGCTTTGGTCTTCTGGGTGCATTagaatctggttataaccagagtatgcatccataaaactcaaAGCTTTGAAACCAGAGGCGTTATCAACTAATTTATCAATGCAAGGCAATGGATATGCATCTTTGGGGCAAGCTTTGTTTAAGtttgtaaagtcgacgcacatgcgccatttacctgagttcttccttaccattaccacgttgGATAACCATGTGGTGAAGCGAATTTCTCTGATGAAACCTGCGTTGAGGAGCTTCTGGGTTTCTTCGAGTGCTGCTTGTTTTTTCTCCTCTCTGAGGTTCCTTTTCTTCTGTGCAACTGGTCGAACTGTTTTATCAATTGCTAACTTGTGGCAGATGACTTCTGGGTTTATGCCAGGCATGTCGTCTGGTGTCCACGCGAAAAGGTCGACGTTTTTACGCAGTATGTGTATGAGTCTTGCTCGGTCTTCCCCCTCTAATGCTTCTCCGATATATGTGTATTGTTTGTCATCTGCTGTTAGTGTTATTTGTTGAAGGTTGTCCATCAGCCGAGGTCTTTTGCCGAGATCTTCCCTTGGGTCTAGGTCAGCTAGTGTCGCTGTGTTGGCAGAAGTGTGGATTGCTTGAACCTGGGGCCGAGCTTCTTGTTTTGTTTGGATTACTTTTAGGCTAGCGTTGTAGCACTGCCGAGCTTCTTGATGATCGGCATATACCGTAGCTATCTTGTTTCCCTGCACTGGAAACTTTACACACAGGTGTAATGTGGATACTACCGCTCTGAATATATTCAGGGCGGGTCTCCCAATTATAATATTGTAAGGGCTATAGCAGTTTACTATTAGGTATTGAATATCAATTGACTTTGACATAGGGATTTCTCCCATTGTGGTCTTTAGCCATATGTGTCCCATGATGGGGACTCTCTCTCCGGAGAACCCAATTAGCTCTCCCGAGGAGGGCTGTATCAGTTTTTCTGataatttcatttttgtaaaagtggaataaaataaaacatcagCACTACTACCTGGGTCGAGCAACGTTTTTCTTACCAATAGTTCTCCGACCTAGATGGAAATTACCACGGGGTCGTCGAGGTTAGGGCTTGCCGATCTGAAGTCTGCTTGGTTGAAGGATATTGTGACGCCTGGGTCTTTGTCCTTCTTTGGCTGTATGGTTCCCTCGATTGCTAGCATCGTTCTGTAGCTTCACTTCCTGGCCGAGCTTGTTTCTCCTCCGCCTGCGAATCCCCCTGATATGTGGCTAATGACTCCTCTTGGTGGATCAGGAGTCGtcctttcttttttgttatcATCGGCCACTGCTTGCTTGTGCTCTACCCTGTCCGAGTTTCCTCTTCTGCCTTTTCGGCTCTCGATGTATTTGTCCAAGAGCCCTTGGCGTGCCAGCCTTTCCAGGAGGTCCTTCGCGACTATGCAGTCGTCCGTGGTGTGACCGAACTTCCGGTGGAAGGCACAATGTTTTGTCCTATCCACGAATCTTTGATCCTGGTAGTTTCCTGCTCGAGCCGGTGGCTTTATGATTTTGGCGTTGAGAATTTTTCTGATGATGTTTTCTCTTCTGGTATTGAATCTGGTGTATGTGTTGTATTTTGATGTGGGCTTGGAAGGTCTCTTAGTGTCTCTGCTGCCTGGTGATCTGAAAGTTTTTTCTTCATCTCTCCGATGTGGTTGTTTATCTGATTTTTGGGCTTCTCGGAGTTCTTCGATCTCCATTTGACCTGCCGCCCTTTCTCGGAATTCCTCTAGCATCTTTGGCTTTGTTATGGCAATGGTCTCCCGGAATTTTCCGGGCCTAAGGCCGGCCTTGAGGGCGTGCAGGTGAACGGCCGGGTCTAAGTCCTGGATATCCATAGTGGCGTCAGCGAATCTGGTCATGTAGTCCTTCAGGCTCTCGTGCTGACCTTGCTTGATGGTGTCGAGGTAGTCCGATCCATGTACGTAGATTCTTGACGCGGCAAAATAATCAATGAATGATCTGGCGAGATCTTCAAAGGAGGAAATTGAACCTGCAGAAAGTTTAGAAAACCAGAGTAATGCAGCACCGTCGAGGTAGGTAGGGAATGCTCGGTAGAGGACGGGCTCATTGTTAGGgccgttgaagaacatcattgatTGGAACTTCTTCACGTGGGCTCGGGGATCGCCGAATCCCTTGTATGGCTCTAGTGCGGTGGGCAGCGTAAAGTTTTTCGGCATCTGGTAATTTGTGATCTCCTCGGAGAAGGGGTTGTCGAGAGTGAGCTTCTCCTTTGGCGGAACAATGTTTAAAGGGTCTGTAGCGCCTTGAGCCGAGCCTTTGGAGCTTTCTCCATTGTTCTGTGTTGACGGCTCGGCTATTCTTCGTACTTCTGCCTGAAGCTCGGCGATTCGAGCCAGGAGGTCGTCCTGTGAGAGTTGTGGACTTTCCTTGTCAGCCATGTTCGAGGATCAGGAATCCTGCAAAACAGAGTAGAAGACTAGACAAAGGAAAAAAGTGGGGTTAGATGTATtccggccccacggtgggcgccaagtgGTTCGTTCGAACACTAGGGAGGCCGAGCTTAAGCACTTTCGAGTGAGTCGCCACCGAGGAGGAAGAGCTTTACGTCGGCCGAAGTCAAACACCGCGGCGAAAATATCTGCacaagatac
This window harbors:
- the LOC140182185 gene encoding uncharacterized protein, which produces MLAIEGTIQPKKDKDPGVTISFNQADFRSASPNLDDPVPSSGELIGFSGERVPIMGHIWLKTTMGEIPMSKSIDIQYLIVNCYSPYNIIIGRPALNIFRAVVSTLHLCVKFPVQGNKIATVYADHQEARQCYNASLKVIQTKQEARPQVQAIHTSANTATLADLDPREDLGKRPRLMDNLQQITLTADDKQYTYIGEALEGEDRARLIHILRKNVDLFAWTPDDMPGINPEVICHKLAIDKTVRPVAQKKRNLREEKKQAALEETQKLLNAGFIREIRFTTWLSNVVMILMHPEDQSKTAFITEHGNFCYKVMPFGLKNAGATYQRLMDKVFQQQIGRNMEVYVDDMVAKTPMQGSHCDDLVEIFKQLRAYNMRLNPDKCAFGVQGGKFLGFM
- the LOC112778060 gene encoding uncharacterized protein; protein product: MADKESPQLSQDDLLARIAELQAEVRRIAEPSTQNNGESSKGSAQGATDPLNIVPPKEKLTLDNPFSEEITNYQMPKNFTLPTALEPYKGFGDPRAHVKKFQSMMFFNGPNNEPVLYRAFPTYLDGAALLWFSKLSAGSISSFEDLARSFIDYFAASRIYVHGSDYLDTIKQGQHESLKDYMTRFADATMDIQDLDPAVHLHALKAGLRPGKFRETIAITKPKMLEEFRERAAGQMEIEELREAQKSDKQPHRRDEEKTFRSPGSRDTKRPSKPTSKYNTYTRFNTRRENIIRKILNAKIIKPPARAGNYQDQRFVDRTKHCAFHRKFGHTTDDCIVAKDLLERLARQGLLDKYIESRKGRRGNSDRVEHKQAVADDNKKERTTPDPPRGVISHISGGFAGGGETSSARK